The genomic stretch TAAGATTTAATTCAAGATGAAAGATCATTTGAATATGTCAGGAAAAAATGTCACTAGATGGCACTGACTTCCAGCATCTGCAGTAACTTCTTTGCTATATGCAAATTGGACCTCAGCTGAATCCTGTTAGGTATCCAGTAtttaaagaactgaaagaatTCAGAGCAATACAAACATAACAATTAGGCTAGTTCTGTATGTGTTGGATACTATTTTGAGGAAGTGGTTCCAAAAGTATGTAGTAAAACTTGGACAGTCTTAAACATCTGAAGATTGCTGTTAATAGAAACCCATCTCATTCAGTACAGTTTGTCATGTCTGCTTCACTGAATGCAAGTGAAGGAAACACCTATGTAATGTTCTTTCTTCTGTGCCATCTCAGTTTGTTTCTTCTGATGAGACAAggttgtgttttgggtttttttttttcttttcccctattTCTAGGTTGCTAGACATCTGCTCCTACTTGCATAGAGAGATGCAGCATTCGGATGTTGGGCTCCAGTAAGTCTGCTGAAAATTACCTTCATAACACTGCATGAGGAAGCTTTAATCTCTTCAAGAATTAGAACAATAATTTAGAGTCTGTTTGTGCACACAGACCTCCCATCCAACTCGTTGCCTTTCACTACTGATTGCACAGGCTGCAGTCGTGTGTGCTACCACCTGCAGGGCGGTCGAGTGGTCCCCATGGCCCATCGTAGTGCCTCATTAGTGTATCTCAGCATTTGTGGGGAGATCGGCTACTTCATTTCTATGTAAGTTCTTTCCTTTTGCGCACTGTGAGATTCTCTGCATCTCCCTGCTTTCCCTGCTTTCCCTGAGCAAATTCAGCTTAACAAATGAGCAAAGATTTACTGTTGAATCAGCATACAAATACCTTACATCAGTTTCTTAAGTGCAGACTGAGCATGGGGCATGAATACTCTCACATGCAGTGTCAGTTGTTAAGAGTAAGTTAAGAATCTATTCAGGGTTTTGCAACACAAAACTTTCATTAATTGTATGCTGGGTAACTTATTTATTGGATTCATTCTACAGTAAATGACGAGCTTCAGAAATACGAGGggaaagcaatttaaaattagTTACAAAAGAAGGGAGTCCCATTTAGTGTACTGGAATCTAACACTGAATTTAGGAGCTATTCTGTACACTGGAGGGTGGGGCGGGGGGAAACCTTGGGGCTAACCAATATACAAAAAACCTCTAAGAACCTCTACAGATCCTAATTATTTTTCCCTCAGCCTGGAACTGAACTGCTGAATGATACCCTCTCTCCCCGCTATTACTATAAGCTACAGTGTTTTAGCAAGACTAAATATGCAAATTTTTCTGGTTTCTAAAACTTAAAGAGAGAATGGGATCAGGACACTCAAAATCTCAACCAAATAGGGTACAGATTGGAATAGTTATTCAGCAATTGTTTATCATGTAAACTGTTCTATTTTACACCTAATATACAGCATTTAGAATTGGTCTTGAGGCTGCCCTCAGTCAACCATGAGCAACATTAGCAGTAGTTCTCTGTATTGTACCTCTGAGCCTGCATCTTGTGTTCTCAGTTGAGACGGACAGTCTGCTCCTGGATACTAAAGAAGAAATGGCCTCTACTACCAGAAGACCCACAAATTCCAAACACCttttgcagaaagagagaagtgGTGGGATGCACAGGAAAAATTCCTTACCTGACTTAAGCAGAGCTTCCACAGATTGTCTATCCTCCCAACTCCTCCTGCCCAGCCTATGTAAATGACAAACGTTAAACCTAATTATCAAGATAAGCATGGCCTAAAAGCAGTTATTGTACGCTTCAACTTACTCCATCTTGGATATGGACTAAACCACATGATTCAGTTAGGGAAATAAAATGTTGTCACAGGAGTTCGGCATGGCTAAATTAGTAAGCTTTAATTTCACACCTCACCTGATTCTGCAACAACTTCCACACAAATCCTCACTGATTATTAGTTTTGCAAGTAGTGTGTTTCAAAGGCGAGCTGCCAAcataaaaaaaactttataaGAAGGTAcatctttctcttctgcttttccatttggTATAAGGGCAACAAAAAGCAACTCGATCATAATGAGCTGTGACCTGAAAATGAATGAGAATGAGAAATGAATGATAAATTAATGAATCAAGAGGTTGCaggagtttgtttatttttgatcCCATCATGAGATGTCAGGCCAGACAAGAATTCAGGAAAAGGGTCTTGCATATCAAATTTACACTTGATTTGATCAGCTGATGTATTTGCTCAGTTTCCATGAAGTAAGTCTATAAAGCAGATGCAGATCAAACTAACCTCTTCTGCAGACCGTTTGGAAGACCTGAGACTCTTCTACATTTTCTGCCTTTTCAGgaaggggcttctgcagcattagGCAAATGAAAGACCCTATACCTACAAATCATGTACTGCAATGTCAAAATGCTTAACCTTAATTATTTCACTCGGTCTTCACTTGCAACAGAAAGCATGATCAGGGAACTTCTGTCATGATGAAGAGGGTAGTCACATACTTGACCGGCAACAGGGGTTCCGTATAATCATTCCTGAAACACAGATTTGTGTGTAATTGTATTGATACATCAACAAACTGCTTCAAAATAAGAGTTATATTAACAATGACATggacacatttttattttttcttgtcagCATCCATTTCCACTACATTGCGTTACCTTTAAATGTGAACTGCCACAATTCCTTTGTCCATCTGGTTGGTGAAATAAGAGATCATGCATAAATTCTATGAAAAAGgtattcctttattttaaaaaaggactaTTTTTTCCATTACCAAATGAAAACTTTACAAAGTAAAGCATCTCTCTtccaataatattttaatataaaaacttAAATCACTTATTCTGGTCTTACTGTTCTAACAGGAAGTCCTGTGGCACTGCAGGAAACTGAACTCAGATAGTTTCAGCCTCACGCCAGTATCTAATCGTAAGTTCATTACTACTTTCAATAAAACCACTCCTGTGTGCCACTTACTATTAGCAAAACATCcttatttccaaaacaaaaataaaggaaagcatGTTCACTAACCCAAAACAGACTAAACTCTAATAGCATTATTACAATGAGaagctttgttaaaaaaaaaatttattttgaaagttaGACACAACCTTAAAATTGTACAAAGACAACAAGCACTCAAATTACACAAAGAGTTAGCAGTGAGTACAATGGGAACACAGCAACAGTGAGTTTTGCCTCctgttatatataaatataaatagagATCATCCTTGCCAAACTTCCAGCTCTTCcactttttctcctgaaaaccTGCTCATTATGCTACAAAACCTAGCAGGGAGTATTTCACTGTTCAGTTCAACAGAATTGTTAAAAGGGGCTCAGACTAAAAACAGTCCTTCTATCATGAGAATATCCCATACTTTGCAGAATCAAGTTTCTCTCTCAATTGAAAAACAGCTTGCCCTTTCATCATGTCAAATGTTTCACCTCCTCTAAAGACCAGCCAAATTACAGGcttcaaaatgcttaaaatattagAACTCACTCATGGTTTTCCAGGAACATGCAAACTGAAACTAACATGGTGCATACATGTAAGTAGTCACAAAACAGAGATTGTTGTTTTTGTCTCGTATTTTACTCTTTGAAAGTGTTGTTCTAAGAAAAGCACTTCAAAGTCACTTTAGCTGTCCTTGGCTAAACTAATATAAGTACATGgtcagagtaggaaaaaaaaaaatgtaattacatttagaatttcaaatatattaataaaaccaCCTGGCAGAAAAGTATCCCTTATAGCCAGCCCCTATGTAAGTatgtaaaatgaaaagcagaagttcCTACCATCCTCCCTTCATTTTTGAGAATATTCTTTACaggaaatacatggaaaaataaCGCAGTGttcttgcagaaaaaggaaaacccCATAGAGACTGTTAAACTTAACCACAGCCTCTGTTCTAGGAATTTGTTATTTCTTAGGCTTTGACATACCATAAAGTAACTTCTGTTGTAAATCTTCCCTAAAATCAATAGTGATTAAACTAAGGTTATGCTTTGTCCAACTACAGATACAATGGCAAAATAATGGTCTGAACCTGAGCGTTTGCAGGATTCAGTTCCAAGACTGAGTGGAACCACttctactttaaaagaaaataagtgtTAACTGTCTTGTTGATGGTTTGGGTTATGTCTGTAAATACAAACTTTCTTGTTCATTGTTCTTTCTAGATTACCTAGaagtgctttatttttcattgtttcctTCCACTGTGGGTATTCGCTGTAATGGTTCAGTATGTTGACTTTCATAAAcctttggaaatgtttttttttttttttccctaacaaaaGTACCTTATTGTTAAGCCGCCATTGTCCTACAAGCTGCTGTGCATCTGAGTTAAGTTCAAATTAAGTGAGTTCCATTCAAAATCTCGATGCTCAACTTTTATTTCCAAATTGCTAAAAGTTGGTAGCCTATGGCTACCCTGATAAGGTTTCTCTTGAGGCTGATATcctctgcattaaaaataaatggtatTAATTATGTAAATTGAGCTTCTATATACAGACACTGCTTTACAAGGAGACAGCAAGCTTTTGAGAAACTAAGTGTTCTTTGTTGTTTTGCCCTATTGAAGataactgaatttcttttttttagcaaaagGTGCTGATATTGCtaacttttaatttcaaataaaaccTTGCAAATGATTTGAGGTCTTTCTCAGTTGAGCAAGAGCATATTTAATGTTACCATTAAGCTTTTCAAAATGTCTGTCAGTCTGCCAGCCTAGCAGAAAACTTACTACATTCTAAATCCTATATAAAATGGTTACACGTGATATAGCCTGTGAAGCTGCCAGTTAGCAAGGATTGAGCTAAATAGCTCAGATTCATACCTTTTCACCATACCATTCTTCTctaaatgcttttgttttaatggaAGCTTGTTTTCTCAATACTCCATTGTTTTCTATTTGCTTCAATTCTAAGATAGCAtttataagcttaaaaaaaattaagcaaggaTATTGTTTCCCTGCACTGAAACAGCCACTGTAAAAAGAAGACTTTCAATTATTCTTGGGACAGAAAAGGCTATTGGCAGTGTACCTTTCACTAGGCTTAAGAGGATTTATGAAACAGTACTAGCCCAAGGCAGTTCATGATCTTAAGCTAAAACCAAGTTTCTGCAATAGCAAATGATATTTGGGAAGGCATATTTTGATATCTaggattagaggaaaaaaatgcttctgttaTTTCTGGCCTAAGTTTTAAACCAGAAACCAGTATCATTGACACGATTGCTATGACTGCATGGAGTCCCACTAGTTTCAAAAGGGATCAAAGGTGCAGCAGTGTGCTGAGTACCTATGTGCTGGTACTCATGAATAGGCagccttctgcttttgttttttccagttatACAAACATCTCTTCTAGCAGAAGGCTACAAGAAATGGTTATATTGTAAAACAAGTGCATTTCTTTAGAAGCTAATTGCACAAAAAACAGTTGTTACTACATATGTAAGTCTGTTTTAATTCAGCAAGAGAGGCTCTGCTCTAGGAATagctacagaaacaaaataaacaggtTATTTTGTGTCTCCTAGCAATTAATTAATATTGCTGTCAATATCCTGAATAAAAGGAGTAAAATATTGTGAAACTTTGTGAGGGGAAAGGAAGCTGAACAGAACCACCACCTCCACTTGAGGGAGTTAAAGCATGCTTACACCAATATGTCCACTGAGTGGAGGATTTCTGTTACTGGGAGATGCTTTGCATCTCCTTGAATTTAGAGCTTCTAAAGGGAATCCAGAGAAGAAGGTAGGCAGAAGTTGGTCATGTTCCAGCACCTTGCACAATGCTCCCTGCTTCCATTCAAAAACTTTATAGACCACTGAAGTTGAGTGGACTATTTGGCATAATAACTTGGAATAGTTCAGTAGTAGTTTACTAGATTGGGAGAGGGAACATTATTAAAATTCTTCAGTTTATGATTCTACTTTTTGCCCGTACAGTAGATGTGGTCTtggcacagaaaaagaaatatagcCCAGTCTGTACTTCCAGTGTAGCTTTGAAGTATGTACGCTTTCCTAGTCACGCTTACAGATATTGAATAGCCTTTGCAGTAACTATCTTGAAAACTATTTTAATCACTTTACCTCCTTTGACTAAAGGAGTGAGGATGAGGTCAGAAAAGTAAAGAACCTTCAGGGAGAGATGGAGAAGCCACTTTTCTGTGCACTGAACAGGCCTGCTCAACTCCACTACTTCGTGCCTCCCCTACCCCCAATTTAGATTCAGCATCCTTTGTCCtggtaaggaaaagaaaaaggcattaatCCTCTCTACTAAGATCTTGGTCCAATGTAATTTTCATTGGCCAGCAGCTGCATTGCAAACTGCACACACTTATTTGTCGATTTAATATTCCAAGATTGGCACTGAAACAGAACGGCGCAAGTCAAACTGAGAAAAGGAAATGGTGATTTAAGAAGCGTGCATGGTGAACCTGCAGAACTCCTTGCTTTATGAGAGTAGTGAAATCCAGAGCTCCATACAAGAGACTGGCTGTTAAGCTAGATAATGAATATATCCACAGTTGCATCAGATAtggtaagagaagaaaaatgttttctgttttagaacATAAACCAAACTTCAACAGGAATTATCAGTAATCCTCCCCCAAAAtatcatttatattttaactaaCCATTCTACAGCTTCTCGCACTTCAAATGTGCAGTACTTCTTCTTGGTCAGTCATGGACAGGATACTGGACAAAGCCATCCACTGATATGATAAACCATTCCCATCACATCATCCTCCTTGTATATGTGGATGCACAATTTAGGCAAGTGAGGTCCTCCATTCAAGTGCCTTTTTCTTAGCGTCAGTTACAGCTGGACTGAACACAGATAGGGTGTATGCCAGGTATGTTCCCTACTTTCATTGTGAGTTCTACATCAATGTAGCTCTGAAGTCTGCAGTAGGGTTAGCAACAGTCTGTGGCATACCACTAAGTTCACAAACAGATTGTCATTTCTACAATAATACAAAATAGCTTGTAAAACCAATATGTAACACTGTATATATgcatgaatataaaaataaacgACACCATCAATATGTAAAACTTCACAACGATGATGGAAAACAGTTTTCTCCTCAACGGTCTTCGGTATTGATGAGTTGGTTCTCATTGTCATACCCGTCAGGCAGGTATGCTTTCCTTAGCTGGTCTGACTTAGGTATGGAACTCCCATTCTTGACATAGCGGGACAGGAAGGCTCGCACTGATGGATGATCGGCCTTCTCAAGCGGAATATTTGCTTCCAGGCACATTTTCACAAAGTCCTGGATGACGCTGGTTTTCTCTGTCTGAGCAGTGCTGTTGCACTGAAGGGAGGCAGTCAGAGTCCTTTGCTTCTTCCTGACGTTCTGTTCTTCAAACTCTGCCTTTCGCTTTGTATGTGTTTTAGACTTGAGGTGGTCGTTGATTGCAGACTTGCGGACATGATTCAGAACCACGTTGCAGGAAGTACAGAACAATTTTCCTCCATCTTCGTGCAGTTCGCTGCCAAACTCTGTTACACGATCCTGAGGCGTTACATATAAAGCAGTCTTCGAGCGGTTACGTGAAGGGGCTGACTTTACTCCAAATCGTTCCATTGTTGTCTTCAATAAACTTGTCCTGaagtttgagaaaaaaaaatgctgttaaagTATGCTAAAGTTTCCAGCTTTTAGACATGGATGCAACCTACTCAGTATCCAACAGAGTGCTTGTTACCACCTAGAAGCCAATTACATGGAAGATAGATATGTGCAGCTATCACTGAAAAgttctgcattttgaaatgtaaataacTTTGGAGACATAAATTCCTCACAGGTGTCAGTAAAATAGTTCTTAGTCTCTACAACGGCAGAGTTCAACAGAACCCTCAAACTTAATCTGTTCATCACTGAAAGTCAAATAgaaaggggtttttgtttttctggaagaCAGTTTTTATCCTTTACTCTTTATAGTAAATAGTGCTTTCTTCTTAATATTTTAGATGTTTTTGACAGTTTAAGTTAGCTACATTGAGctggtatttttctgtttatttcctgaAAATCTGTATTACTTATGTTAGCAAAAACTTATTTGTCAAAATATCAGGCACAAAGGCCATTACTGTCATTTCTAAAGACCGATACAAAAGCCTGAGCTTTGTCAGCACTCATTTGGGAACACCCCCTTCTTTTGTCCCAGCTCAAACCACAACTATTACATTGAGTCTTAACCTAGAGtcaaaagaaaatcttttgtCATTGCAACAGGAGATTGGTGAAACAGTCAGCCTGATGTGAACAGAAACTTGCATGTGTTTCAACTCCAAATAACAACCTAAGCAGACAGCTTCTCTGAGGAAGGTAACTGATAAGAGAAGCACAAGCTTTTGACTCCTTTTACATCACTCTAAATTACATTATGCTACCATAGTGAGCAATAATCTAGTCAAGTGTACTAAAATCAAATGGGacctattttttgttgtttttgcgaAATAGAGTAGCTAGTATAGATCTGACCCAGGATAATTTAAGtccttttaaaaagtaaagtttAAGTCAAGAGACAGCTCAGCTTTAAGCTTTTTGAGTAAAATGGCCATTCAAGCTGATAAATTAAGTCCTCGTCAAGAAAGAGACAACAGATGTTTCTTAAGAGAATGTATTTGAAATAACAGGCTCCCTGAGCATTTAGTTATGAATATGAATGACTTTAGAGAATTTAGTGTTATCTATGCATTCCACCCATATGGTTGAATGATAGAGGTGAATACCTCTAGATGTATTACTCTCTGTCCCTATTTATTTtgatacacacacaaaatctgttgttgcaacattttcaaaaatcagCTGAACTTCCAAACTAACCCAACTATAAGATGAGCTTCTCCAACTTAAAGGACTAGATGGGATTTCTGCTGTCCAGAACACCTTTTACTTGTTCTGAAAATGCACAGAGACACAACACAGAGTAAAAGAATAGAGAATTCAGTCTCTAAAATgggcccttaaaaaaaaaaaggtacactaAGAGTTGAGaaccttttgaaaaaaaaggagacaaaaatctTTATATTAGTTAGTATTTTGAACTATGTGCTAGTTTCCAGAAGTATCAGTCTTGAGTGACACTGCACAACACTATAGACTAAGATACATAATCCTTCTTCAGTATGAGTAGAACTTTTTTCACTCCTTTTTGTTGCTTTATGCAATTTATACATGTGAGTTTCCTAAGTGACTGTTCCCTGAAATCAAGCTTTGAACAAGTCTTGCCCTAACATAAACTTGTTGCTTGGAGTTTTGAAATATCACAGGAAATCACCTAGCAGAGTAGGGGTTTGCACCGACACTATATCAAAAATTGAAGCAGTAATTATGTGAACTGCAAATCcagttttgttggtggtggtgttttgttttgttttttttaaaggacctAAGGTTTGACATAAATTCTTTGATGTCTATTAACGTCTGAACTACTATTGGGTTCCCAAGTGCAAGGGAAAGAGTGGGTGCATGCAGATAAGGCATCCAAGAGAGACATCCTATCCTCTGTTATACTCCCGAATGACCTAaggttttcaaaagcagcaggagCTCTGGACAGCACAAACGCTTAAGCAAGCCTGGGCTAAAAAGGGACACTggagagaaaataattaaagGTACACATGCTCTTTAGTCAAGACCAAAGAGTATTTGAGGTTAACAGGAAAACAAGTTTGTATTTTCTACTGTCAAACAGGTTTAGCTAATTACAGGCTACTTCCCCTGACAAGGTAACCAGGAGGCAGAGCTAGACATGTATTTATTTCCCGGAGTTTCGTCACTGCATTGACCACATGATTTGACTACTGCCTAAACACATATGC from Dromaius novaehollandiae isolate bDroNov1 chromosome 1, bDroNov1.hap1, whole genome shotgun sequence encodes the following:
- the CGGBP1 gene encoding CGG triplet repeat-binding protein 1, which encodes MERFGVKSAPSRNRSKTALYVTPQDRVTEFGSELHEDGGKLFCTSCNVVLNHVRKSAINDHLKSKTHTKRKAEFEEQNVRKKQRTLTASLQCNSTAQTEKTSVIQDFVKMCLEANIPLEKADHPSVRAFLSRYVKNGSSIPKSDQLRKAYLPDGYDNENQLINTEDR